CTATCCTTAGCACTCCTGGGTTTATGCTGCATAGTATCTTTAGCTGGAGGATCATTTACTAAAGCAATTGCTGGTAGACCATCGCCAATTAAATTAATCCATAACAATTGGACAGGTAATAATGGCAATGGCAACCCTACCATGATTGCTAAAACCATTAAGACCACTTCACCAATATTGGTCGCTAGCAAATAACGAATCGCTTTTCTGATATTGGCATATATAGATCTGCCCTCCTCAATAGCTAGGACTATCGTAGCAAAATTATCATCAGATAAAATCATACTTGAAGCTTCTTTCGTGACATCCGTTCCCATAATACCCATAGCAATACCAATATCAGCGGCCTTAACTGCTGGTGCATCATTTACACCATCACCTGTCATCGCTACGACATAACCTTTTTCTTTTAACGCCTTAATGATACGTAATTTATGTTGAGGTGCTGTTCTAGCATAAACGCTTACTTTGCTCACAATTTCCGTTAGTTGTCTGTCTGACATTTGATCAAGTTCCTGGCCAAGCACTACCATGCCGCCATGATCCAACAAGCCTAAGTCTTTTGCAATGGCCTTAGCTGTACTCGGATGATCTCCTGTGATCATTACGACTTTCACACCTGCCTTTTTACATTTTGCAATAGCCGCAGGTACCTCTGGCCTAGGAGGATCAATCATACCAATGAGTCCACAGAAAATCATATTCTGTTCTAAATCTGCTTCATCACTATCATTGTCAGTATCTTCATGGTTAGATAAGTCCCGATAGGCTGTAGCTAAAACTCGTAACGCCTCATTAGCCATTTGCTCGTTAGCATGAGAAATTTTTTGTTTCACATCTGAACTTAGAGGTAAGATTTGCCCTTCATGTAAATAATGGGTGCACGCCTCTAAGATACTATCAGGTGCTCCTTTACAATACAACTGTTTGCTCGACCCATCCTGATTGATGCAAAGAACTGACATCATTCGCCTTTCTGACTCAAAGGGATTTTCTTTAATGCGTTTATATGAAGCTGCTAATTTATCCCACCATAAGCCAGCCTTACCAGCGGCCACCAACAGAGCACCCTCGGTAGGGTCCCCTTGAATTCCCCTGCTACTCCGATGTTGATCAAGAGATATGACTTGATCACGCTGTGATCTTTTACCATAGCTTAGCTTTGCATTATTACATAGAGTACCAACCAGTAGGGTTTGCATCAATGCAGTTTCAGTATTTGGTTCACATGCAATATTCTGATAATAAAACTTACCTTGCGGCACATATCCGTCGCCACTGACGCGGTATATTTTACCTCCTGCATACATTTTACGTACAGTCATTTCATTTTTAGTCAGTGTCCCTGTCTTGTCTGAACAAATAACATTGGCACACCCCAATGTTTCAATCGACCCCATCTTACGAACAATAATATTACGTTTTGTCATCCGCTGCACTCCCATTGCCAAAGCAATCACCACAATTGCGGTTAACCCTTCTGGAATGGCTGCTACCGCCAAGCTGGCTGCTACTTGCAGCATATATAACAAGTTTTGACCACGCAAAACTCCTATCAAAAATACTAAACCAGATATCGTTAAGCAACCATATGCCAGCATTGTTGCCAATTCTTCAAGTTTGCATTGCAACGGCGTTGGATCTGCCTTTTGCTGCTGAATGAGCATGGCGATCTTCCCCATCTCTGTAGTCATACCCGTTCCGACTACGATGGCTGTCCCTCGCCCTCTAGTTACACTCGTACCCATAAATACCATATTTTTGCGATCACCTAGTACTGTATGATCGGTTCCAATCGCTAAGTGATTTTTCTTGCTTGGAATGGTTTCACCGGTAAGTGACGCTTCTTCTACCTCAAAATGTACAGATGTTACAATTCGAGCATCAGCTGGAACTCTATCACCAGCTTCTAAAACAATTAAATCCCCTGGTACTAATTGGTCAGCTTTAATTTTTACTGCCCGGCCACCGCGAATCACGTTAGCCATCGGTGCCCCTAATTTTTGTAACGCCCCTAAAGACTCTTCTGCCTTTATTTCCTGGGTAGCACCTAACAGAGCATTACCGATAATGATACCAACCGTGAGCATCGAATTTTTAACTTTGCCTAAGACAAATGATAACCCTGCTGCCCCCATTAACACTTTTACCATAAAATCTTTAAATTGGTTGCGAAATAGCTGCCAGAAAGAAGTTTTTTTTCCTTCCGTCAATACATTTAGACCATATGTATGTTGACGAATTTTCGCTTCCTGCTCACTGAGTCCAAAATGCAGAGACGTGTCTAACTGGCAACAAACATTATCTAAAGATACACTATTCCATGATCCTCTTTGACAATCCAATTGTGTGGCTGCTACTATTTCCTCCAGCTGCGGCTCTGTTCTACCTCTTAAAAAAGCAATATTATCTGGCGGTTGTTGTGAAAACCGTTGTAAGTCAAGATCATGTACCGATTTTTTCGGTTGCCTGATCTGTTGCTTCGCTATAGAGCTTCCTTTACTCTTCAATAATCGTGATGAGTTTAATAATACTCCTACCGTACTGATGTTTTGCATTAAGACCGCCGTTACTGGAGAGATTAGTCTCATGGCGGCCAAACCTATCCCAATGGCATTCATTCCTACCGAAAATGCTAAATTCTGCCTCATGACTTGCATAGTCTTTTTACTGATTGTTACAATACTTGCTATCTTACGAGGATCATCACCAGTGACTATCATATCCGCTGACTCAATAGCTTCTTTGGTGGCGCATGTCATAGCGACCCCAATATTAGCAGCCGCCATAGCTGGCGAATCATTAGTACCATCGCCTACCATAATCACATTACGTCCTTGCCTTCTCAGATTAGCAACTACTTTAACCTTATCCTCAGGTAACATAGCACTCCAATTATGCGCTACCCCCAGTTCTGCCGACACCGTTTCTAGGTTATAAGAATTATCACCAGTAATGATCCCAATTTCTTTAATACCAGCTACCCGCAAATCCTCTATTGCCCTTTTGCTCTCAGCCCTCAAAACATCTCGAATACTAATTAATCCAGCTAATTTCTGATTAACAGCCACATAGATTGGGCTATGACCCAAATGTTGCATGCGTAGTACCTTTATCTTACCTGAACTAATATCAATTTTTTCTTGTGACATCAATCTTTCATTACCTACACATACATCATAATCACTAACTATGGCCCTCACTCCATGACCAACGATCATCTCACTCACAGCATTAGGTAATGAAAGCTGTCTAGAATTTGCCTCAGCTACCAGCATGCGCGCCAAGGGATGACTAGTAGACTTCTCGGCTGC
The sequence above is a segment of the Pelosinus sp. IPA-1 genome. Coding sequences within it:
- a CDS encoding heavy metal translocating P-type ATPase; translation: MIKQYADRNIHTLIGGGTALFPEVIATKSVRLIPGRLRIVVEHLRKNPAFAEYLVDRLQNVIGVKSAATSPLTGRALIYFNQSQLTFPQIKQEIDQAYQSFQQVQLPGKNLDFFQEKKTVTLQEVTQKSNDIEVISPRLQVFNTVVTGGILAGIAIKRLIRGRSTLSSSQQIFNLAAITTIVSGYPILRRGIAHLVETKKINHDLLISIATLILLAMRESITGLSILWLIQLSGLFNYIMQVRARKSIERMLVGKELTARRIYHGQQELVAEVAVGDVVVVHRGERVPVDGEVVGGRATVNQTAICADYLPSSKGVGDSIFAGTMIEAGALKVKAIKVGKDTSMAHIVAMVQKAAIERGGVQSGEIYSIKLVPWAIGIAGMILLLTRDFQRSLAVLLAGCPMAIALSSNTSLGMSVAQAANQGILVKDARTLEIAEQADVVLFDKTGTLTGARPQVGEIIVFDRSFTQEQILILAAAAEKSTSHPLARMLVAEANSRQLSLPNAVSEMIVGHGVRAIVSDYDVCVGNERLMSQEKIDISSGKIKVLRMQHLGHSPIYVAVNQKLAGLISIRDVLRAESKRAIEDLRVAGIKEIGIITGDNSYNLETVSAELGVAHNWSAMLPEDKVKVVANLRRQGRNVIMVGDGTNDSPAMAAANIGVAMTCATKEAIESADMIVTGDDPRKIASIVTISKKTMQVMRQNLAFSVGMNAIGIGLAAMRLISPVTAVLMQNISTVGVLLNSSRLLKSKGSSIAKQQIRQPKKSVHDLDLQRFSQQPPDNIAFLRGRTEPQLEEIVAATQLDCQRGSWNSVSLDNVCCQLDTSLHFGLSEQEAKIRQHTYGLNVLTEGKKTSFWQLFRNQFKDFMVKVLMGAAGLSFVLGKVKNSMLTVGIIIGNALLGATQEIKAEESLGALQKLGAPMANVIRGGRAVKIKADQLVPGDLIVLEAGDRVPADARIVTSVHFEVEEASLTGETIPSKKNHLAIGTDHTVLGDRKNMVFMGTSVTRGRGTAIVVGTGMTTEMGKIAMLIQQQKADPTPLQCKLEELATMLAYGCLTISGLVFLIGVLRGQNLLYMLQVAASLAVAAIPEGLTAIVVIALAMGVQRMTKRNIIVRKMGSIETLGCANVICSDKTGTLTKNEMTVRKMYAGGKIYRVSGDGYVPQGKFYYQNIACEPNTETALMQTLLVGTLCNNAKLSYGKRSQRDQVISLDQHRSSRGIQGDPTEGALLVAAGKAGLWWDKLAASYKRIKENPFESERRMMSVLCINQDGSSKQLYCKGAPDSILEACTHYLHEGQILPLSSDVKQKISHANEQMANEALRVLATAYRDLSNHEDTDNDSDEADLEQNMIFCGLIGMIDPPRPEVPAAIAKCKKAGVKVVMITGDHPSTAKAIAKDLGLLDHGGMVVLGQELDQMSDRQLTEIVSKVSVYARTAPQHKLRIIKALKEKGYVVAMTGDGVNDAPAVKAADIGIAMGIMGTDVTKEASSMILSDDNFATIVLAIEEGRSIYANIRKAIRYLLATNIGEVVLMVLAIMVGLPLPLLPVQLLWINLIGDGLPAIALVNDPPAKDTMQHKPRSAKDSVFSGRLGPKVLTRGLIMGSISLALYAWKLMTTGNFVAASTLVMAQVAISQFFHIFDCRIEKQVGKVNLFSNWLLVGAVGLSMVLLVGVIHIPGLQPTFGTMSLSVADWLLAFGVSGLTSVIDAGVERIGDRLAKDEKVLAPCRPAPMPIV